A genome region from Stenotrophomonas maltophilia includes the following:
- a CDS encoding 3-hydroxyacyl-CoA dehydrogenase NAD-binding domain-containing protein produces the protein MLSGFDGLRFSHWHPEIRDDGVVVLSLDRQDSSVNAMSQDVLLELGDLLERIALDPPKGVVIQSLKKAGFIAGADLKEFQEFDRRGTVNDAIRRGQATYQKLAELPCPTVAAIHGHCLGGGTELALACRYRVASNDSSTRIGLPETQLGIFPGWGGSARLPQLVGAPAAMDMMLTGRTLSASAARGIGLVDKVVAPAVVLDTAVALALSGTTRPFKQRATAWATNTWLARTLLAPQMVKQVARKAKKDQYPAPYALISTWQRSGGKPIQARLDAERRAVVKLASTPTARNLIRIFFLTERLKGLGGGDSGIRHVHVVGAGVMGGDIAAWAAYKGFEVTLQDREQRFIEPAMERAQALFAKKVRDESKRPAVAARLRADLEGNGVAEADLVIEAIIENPEAKRALYQTLEPKMKLDALLTTNTSSIPLVELRDHIQRPAQFAGLHYFNPVAQMPLVEIIHHDGMAPETERRLAAFCKALGKFPVPVAGSPGFLVNRVLFPYMLEAATAYAEGIPGPVIDKAAVKFGMPMGPIELIDTVGLDVAAGVGRELAPFLGLQIPAALQTVEPDKRGKKDGQGIYTWENGKPKKPDVASDYQAPADLEDRLILPLLNEAVACLHEGVVADADLLDAGVIFGTGFAPFRGGPIQHIRAVGADAIVERLKALQQRHGDRFAPRPGWDNPALREPVV, from the coding sequence ATGCTCTCAGGCTTCGATGGTCTCCGCTTCAGCCACTGGCACCCCGAGATCCGCGACGACGGCGTGGTGGTTCTCTCCCTGGATCGTCAGGACAGCAGCGTCAATGCGATGTCGCAGGACGTGCTGCTGGAACTGGGGGACCTGCTGGAACGCATCGCACTGGACCCACCCAAGGGCGTGGTGATCCAGTCGTTGAAGAAGGCCGGGTTCATTGCCGGCGCGGATCTGAAGGAGTTCCAGGAATTCGATCGTCGCGGCACCGTCAACGATGCCATCCGCCGCGGCCAGGCCACCTACCAGAAGTTGGCCGAGCTGCCCTGCCCGACCGTGGCGGCCATCCACGGCCACTGCCTGGGCGGCGGCACCGAGCTGGCACTGGCCTGCCGCTACCGCGTGGCTTCCAATGACAGCAGCACCCGCATCGGGCTGCCGGAAACCCAGCTCGGCATCTTCCCCGGCTGGGGCGGAAGCGCGCGCCTGCCGCAGCTGGTGGGCGCCCCGGCGGCGATGGACATGATGCTGACCGGCCGCACCCTGTCGGCCTCGGCCGCGCGTGGCATCGGCCTGGTCGACAAGGTGGTGGCACCGGCAGTGGTGCTCGATACCGCCGTGGCGCTGGCCCTGTCCGGCACCACCCGCCCGTTCAAGCAGCGCGCCACGGCGTGGGCGACCAACACCTGGCTGGCCCGCACCCTGCTGGCGCCGCAGATGGTCAAGCAGGTCGCGCGCAAGGCGAAGAAGGACCAGTATCCGGCGCCGTATGCGCTGATCAGCACCTGGCAGCGCAGCGGCGGCAAGCCGATCCAGGCCCGCCTGGACGCCGAACGCCGTGCGGTGGTGAAGTTGGCCAGCACGCCGACCGCGCGCAACCTGATCCGCATTTTCTTCCTGACCGAGCGCCTGAAGGGTCTGGGCGGCGGTGATTCCGGCATCCGCCATGTGCACGTGGTCGGCGCCGGCGTGATGGGTGGCGACATCGCCGCATGGGCCGCTTACAAGGGCTTCGAGGTGACGCTGCAGGACCGCGAGCAGCGCTTCATCGAACCTGCCATGGAACGCGCGCAGGCGCTGTTCGCCAAGAAGGTGCGCGACGAGAGCAAGCGCCCCGCCGTGGCCGCACGCCTGCGTGCCGACCTGGAAGGCAACGGGGTGGCCGAAGCCGACCTGGTGATCGAAGCGATCATCGAGAATCCGGAAGCCAAGCGCGCGCTGTACCAGACGCTGGAACCGAAGATGAAGCTGGACGCGCTGCTGACCACCAACACCTCGTCGATCCCGCTGGTGGAGCTGCGCGACCACATCCAGCGCCCGGCGCAGTTCGCCGGCCTGCACTACTTCAACCCGGTGGCGCAGATGCCGCTGGTGGAGATCATCCATCACGACGGCATGGCGCCGGAGACCGAGCGACGCCTCGCCGCGTTCTGCAAGGCGCTGGGCAAGTTTCCGGTACCGGTGGCCGGCAGCCCGGGCTTCCTGGTCAACCGCGTGCTGTTCCCGTACATGCTGGAAGCAGCCACCGCGTACGCCGAAGGCATTCCAGGCCCCGTGATCGACAAGGCCGCCGTGAAGTTCGGCATGCCGATGGGCCCGATCGAACTGATCGACACCGTGGGCCTGGACGTGGCGGCGGGCGTGGGCCGTGAACTGGCGCCGTTCCTCGGCCTGCAGATTCCGGCGGCCTTGCAGACGGTGGAGCCGGACAAGCGTGGCAAGAAGGATGGCCAGGGCATCTACACCTGGGAAAACGGCAAGCCGAAGAAGCCGGACGTGGCCAGCGATTACCAGGCCCCGGCCGATCTGGAAGACCGCCTGATCCTGCCGCTGTTGAACGAAGCCGTGGCGTGCCTGCACGAAGGCGTGGTGGCCGATGCGGACCTGCTGGATGCGGGCGTGATCTTCGGTACCGGCTTTGCACCGTTCCGTGGCGGTCCGATCCAGCACATCCGTGCGGTGGGTGCCGATGCGATCGTCGAGCGGTTGAAGGCGCTGCAGCAGCGCCACGGTGACCGTTTCGCCCCGCGCCCGGGCTGGGACAACCCCGCCCTGCGCGAACCGGTGGTGTGA
- a CDS encoding pirin family protein, with translation MTTIIAPRVHDIGGLEVRRAVPTLQARSIGSFVFVDQMGPALMHPGTAIDVRPHPHIGLATVTYLWSGAIGHRDTLGSDQVIRPGDVNWMTAGRGIAHSERTPQPDRDHDNPIHGMQTWVALPKSHEEIEPAFYHHAAATLPEQRRNGAWLRVIAGRAYGEESPVKVFADTLNVAIDLDPDAEIDIDDGHRERALYILEGEAQLDGVDIPAQHLVIPEAGARGRLRAKTPVKAMLFGGEPLDGPRHLWWNFVSSSKERIEQAKHDWEAGRFGTIPGDDKEFIPLPQY, from the coding sequence ATGACCACCATCATCGCCCCGCGCGTGCACGACATCGGCGGCCTCGAAGTCCGTCGCGCCGTTCCCACCCTGCAGGCCCGCAGCATCGGCTCGTTCGTGTTCGTCGACCAGATGGGCCCGGCACTCATGCACCCCGGCACCGCCATCGACGTGCGCCCCCATCCGCATATCGGCCTGGCCACCGTGACCTACCTGTGGTCGGGTGCGATCGGACACCGCGATACGCTCGGCTCGGACCAGGTGATCCGTCCCGGTGACGTCAACTGGATGACCGCCGGCCGCGGCATCGCTCATTCCGAGCGCACGCCGCAACCGGACCGCGACCATGACAACCCGATCCACGGCATGCAGACCTGGGTGGCGCTGCCGAAGTCGCACGAGGAAATCGAACCGGCGTTCTACCACCACGCGGCGGCCACCCTGCCCGAGCAGCGCCGCAACGGTGCCTGGCTGCGCGTGATCGCCGGCCGCGCCTATGGCGAGGAATCGCCGGTGAAGGTGTTCGCCGACACCCTCAACGTGGCGATCGATCTCGACCCGGATGCGGAGATCGACATCGACGACGGCCATCGCGAACGCGCGTTGTACATCCTCGAGGGCGAGGCGCAGCTGGATGGCGTGGACATCCCCGCACAGCACCTGGTGATTCCGGAAGCCGGCGCACGTGGCCGCCTGCGCGCGAAGACGCCGGTGAAGGCCATGCTGTTCGGCGGCGAGCCGCTGGATGGCCCGCGTCATCTGTGGTGGAACTTCGTATCCAGCTCGAAGGAGCGTATCGAGCAGGCCAAGCACGATTGGGAGGCCGGCCGCTTCGGCACCATTCCGGGCGACGACAAGGAATTCATCCCGCTGCCGCAGTACTGA
- the lepB gene encoding signal peptidase I, with amino-acid sequence MKLFEILLVVLTLASGLILLADKLYLAKRRAQRAGLLDSEPVLVDYSRAFFPVLAIVLIVRSFIAEPYKIPSSSMMPNLLIGDFILVNKFSYGLRLPISNTKIVPFGEPSRGDVVVFHFPGHSDNDPAKGENFIKRVIGVPGDTVVFEGDGVTLNGEPLKYDNKGIYAGHKGQGEGANLLVEHLPGRTHTVLETDYPRGQGQWTVPAGKYLVMGDNRDNSDDGRFWGLLPEENLRGKAFLIWLNCQGWFCKDGFEPSRIGSSIN; translated from the coding sequence ATGAAACTGTTTGAGATCCTCCTGGTCGTGCTGACCCTGGCCTCGGGCCTGATCCTGCTTGCGGACAAGCTGTACCTCGCCAAGCGTCGCGCCCAGCGCGCCGGCCTGCTCGACTCCGAGCCGGTGCTGGTGGATTACTCGCGTGCGTTCTTCCCGGTGCTGGCGATCGTGCTGATCGTGCGCAGCTTCATTGCCGAACCGTACAAGATCCCGTCCAGCTCGATGATGCCGAACCTGCTGATCGGCGATTTCATCCTGGTCAACAAGTTCTCTTACGGCCTGCGCCTGCCGATCAGCAACACCAAGATCGTGCCGTTCGGCGAGCCTTCGCGTGGCGACGTGGTGGTGTTCCACTTCCCCGGCCACAGCGACAACGACCCGGCCAAGGGCGAGAACTTCATCAAGCGCGTGATCGGCGTGCCGGGTGACACCGTGGTCTTCGAAGGCGACGGCGTGACCCTCAATGGCGAGCCGCTGAAGTACGACAACAAGGGCATCTACGCCGGCCACAAGGGCCAGGGCGAAGGCGCCAACCTCCTGGTCGAGCACCTGCCGGGCCGCACCCACACGGTGCTGGAGACCGACTACCCGCGTGGCCAGGGCCAGTGGACCGTGCCGGCCGGCAAGTACCTGGTGATGGGCGACAACCGCGACAACAGCGACGACGGCCGTTTCTGGGGCCTGTTGCCGGAAGAGAACCTGCGCGGCAAGGCCTTCCTGATCTGGCTGAACTGCCAGGGCTGGTTCTGCAAGGATGGCTTCGAGCCGTCGCGGATCGGCTCGAGCATCAACTGA
- a CDS encoding RseA family anti-sigma factor: MTSNPFNESQNHQSPAGQRLDQRHREQLSALVDGELGADEARFLLRRMEHDPELAGCQERWQLLGDVMRGQASALAPAGFSAAVAAAIAAEPSPQAEPRRQVRRSGWRAWGGGAALAASVAAVALFMGGEKLKEATPGEPLAPQVIASQAELPAAPTDPAPMTEASADTAAMAVAAAPALAMAAASRRQDSRRASATRSQQAARAAQREDVPQRAVAAAQAPLIPTVPASAGRDMPFGEVSGLQARPWPRSSLAPAAGGALNASFPAHTGGAAFYPFEPRLQDDLPVPPRPRD, encoded by the coding sequence ATGACCAGTAATCCGTTCAACGAATCGCAGAACCATCAATCGCCCGCCGGGCAGCGCCTGGACCAGCGCCATCGCGAGCAGCTGTCGGCCCTGGTCGATGGCGAGCTGGGCGCTGATGAAGCGCGCTTCCTGCTGCGCCGGATGGAGCATGACCCCGAACTGGCCGGCTGCCAGGAGCGCTGGCAGCTGCTGGGCGATGTGATGCGCGGGCAGGCGTCGGCACTGGCGCCTGCCGGGTTCAGTGCCGCCGTGGCTGCCGCCATCGCCGCCGAGCCTTCGCCGCAGGCCGAGCCGCGCCGTCAAGTGCGTCGCAGTGGCTGGCGGGCTTGGGGCGGTGGTGCCGCACTGGCCGCTTCGGTGGCGGCGGTGGCGCTGTTCATGGGCGGTGAGAAGCTGAAGGAAGCCACCCCGGGCGAGCCGCTGGCACCGCAGGTGATCGCCAGCCAGGCAGAGCTTCCGGCCGCACCGACCGATCCTGCCCCGATGACCGAGGCCTCTGCAGACACTGCGGCGATGGCCGTGGCGGCGGCTCCCGCCCTGGCGATGGCCGCTGCCAGTCGCCGCCAGGACAGCCGCCGCGCCAGTGCCACCCGCAGCCAGCAGGCCGCGCGTGCCGCCCAGCGCGAGGACGTGCCACAGCGCGCGGTGGCTGCTGCGCAGGCGCCGCTGATCCCGACCGTACCGGCCAGTGCCGGCCGCGACATGCCGTTTGGTGAGGTCAGTGGGCTGCAGGCCCGGCCGTGGCCGCGTTCCAGCCTGGCGCCTGCCGCCGGCGGCGCGCTCAATGCCAGTTTCCCGGCCCATACCGGTGGCGCCGCGTTCTACCCGTTCGAGCCGCGCCTGCAGGACGACCTGCCGGTGCCGCCGCGCCCGCGCGACTGA
- the rpoE gene encoding RNA polymerase sigma factor RpoE, whose protein sequence is MADVDTPQELDLELVRRVQHGESAAFDVLVRKYQHRVVALVGRYIADWSECQDVAQDTFIRAYRAIGSFRGDAQFSTWLHRIAVNTAKNYLASHNRRPPTDDIDIGDAEQFDSGTRLRDTDTPERELMRQELEQTVMKAVNALPEELRSAITLREVEGLSYEEIAQKMGCPIGTVRSRIFRAREAIDTELRPLLDIGSATREKSRV, encoded by the coding sequence ATGGCCGATGTTGATACACCTCAGGAGCTGGACCTGGAGCTGGTCCGGCGCGTGCAGCACGGCGAGAGCGCCGCGTTCGATGTCCTGGTGCGCAAGTACCAGCATCGCGTGGTGGCCTTGGTCGGTCGCTACATCGCCGACTGGAGCGAATGTCAGGACGTCGCCCAGGACACTTTCATCCGTGCCTACCGCGCGATCGGAAGTTTCCGTGGCGATGCCCAGTTCTCAACCTGGTTGCATCGAATCGCCGTGAATACCGCCAAAAACTACCTGGCTTCACACAATCGACGGCCACCGACCGATGACATCGACATCGGCGATGCCGAACAGTTCGACAGCGGTACGCGCCTGCGCGACACCGACACGCCCGAACGCGAGTTGATGCGCCAGGAGCTGGAACAGACGGTGATGAAGGCCGTCAACGCGCTGCCGGAAGAGCTCCGGTCGGCGATCACCCTGCGCGAGGTGGAAGGCCTGAGCTACGAGGAAATCGCGCAGAAAATGGGGTGCCCGATCGGCACCGTGCGTTCACGGATCTTCCGGGCGCGCGAGGCGATCGACACCGAACTCCGGCCGCTGTTGGACATCGGCAGCGCCACCCGTGAGAAGAGCCGCGTATGA
- a CDS encoding DegQ family serine endoprotease — MTPRLRTQAMGLLALTLPLMACAQAPAPAAPTQAAPAAAPRVPAQPLVSGLPDFTNLVEQVGPGVVNVDTTIVRNNRQASRGPMGGDDDMPEFFRRFFGPDFPMPGQGPGGQDGGPSIKGRGMGSGFIISPDGYVLTNYHVVADASDVKVKLGDSREFNAKVVGSDQQYDVALLKIDGKNLPTVRVGDSNTLKPGQWVVAIGSPFGLDHSVTAGIVSALGRSTGGADQRYVPFIQTDVAINQGNSGGPLLNTRGEVVGINSQIFSASGGYMGISFAIPIDLAMSAVEQIKKSGKVTRGQLGAVVEPIDALKAQGLGLPDSRGALVNQIVPGSAAEKAGVQIGDVVRSVNGSPVNSWSDLPPLIGAMAPGSRVTLGVIRDGKQRDLSATLTALNEDGQGNVRAAAAAKPDAAPQAGANALLGLDVSDLTAPQRKQLGLDGNEGVRITGVKGQAARDAGLSPGMVILQVGRTPVGSMEALNRALSSYKKDDVVMLLVRTGNGNSAFVAVKAGQ; from the coding sequence ATGACTCCCCGACTCCGCACGCAGGCCATGGGCCTGCTGGCCCTGACCCTGCCGCTGATGGCCTGCGCGCAGGCCCCGGCTCCGGCCGCCCCGACCCAGGCTGCGCCGGCCGCCGCGCCGAGGGTACCGGCGCAGCCGCTGGTCAGCGGCCTGCCCGATTTCACCAACCTTGTTGAACAGGTCGGGCCGGGTGTGGTCAACGTCGACACGACCATCGTCCGCAACAACCGTCAGGCTTCGCGGGGCCCGATGGGCGGTGACGACGACATGCCGGAGTTCTTCCGCCGCTTCTTTGGCCCGGACTTCCCGATGCCGGGGCAGGGACCAGGTGGGCAGGACGGCGGCCCCAGCATCAAGGGCCGTGGCATGGGCTCGGGCTTCATCATTTCGCCCGATGGCTACGTGCTGACCAACTACCACGTGGTGGCCGATGCCAGTGACGTGAAGGTCAAGCTGGGCGATAGCCGTGAGTTCAACGCCAAGGTGGTGGGCAGCGACCAGCAGTACGACGTGGCGCTGCTGAAGATCGATGGCAAGAACCTGCCGACCGTGCGCGTGGGCGATTCCAACACGCTGAAGCCGGGTCAGTGGGTTGTCGCGATCGGCTCGCCGTTCGGCCTCGACCATTCCGTCACCGCCGGCATCGTCAGCGCACTGGGCCGCAGCACCGGCGGTGCCGACCAGCGCTACGTGCCTTTCATCCAGACCGACGTGGCGATCAACCAGGGCAATTCCGGTGGTCCGTTGCTGAACACCCGCGGTGAGGTGGTCGGCATCAATTCGCAGATCTTCTCCGCCTCCGGCGGCTACATGGGCATCAGCTTCGCGATCCCGATCGACCTGGCGATGAGCGCGGTCGAGCAGATCAAGAAGAGTGGCAAGGTCACCCGCGGCCAGCTCGGCGCGGTGGTCGAACCGATCGATGCGCTGAAGGCGCAGGGCCTGGGCCTGCCGGACAGCCGTGGTGCGCTGGTCAACCAGATCGTGCCGGGCAGTGCCGCGGAGAAGGCCGGTGTGCAGATCGGCGACGTGGTGCGTTCGGTCAATGGCAGTCCGGTCAACAGCTGGTCCGACCTGCCGCCGCTGATCGGCGCGATGGCGCCGGGCAGCCGGGTCACCCTGGGCGTGATCCGCGACGGCAAGCAGCGCGATCTCAGCGCCACCCTTACGGCGCTGAACGAAGACGGGCAGGGCAATGTTCGTGCGGCCGCTGCCGCCAAGCCCGATGCGGCACCGCAGGCCGGCGCCAATGCCCTGCTGGGTCTGGACGTGAGCGACCTGACCGCGCCGCAGCGCAAGCAGCTCGGCCTGGATGGCAACGAAGGCGTGCGCATCACCGGGGTCAAGGGCCAGGCAGCGCGTGATGCCGGCCTGTCTCCGGGCATGGTGATCCTGCAGGTCGGCCGCACCCCGGTTGGCAGCATGGAGGCCCTGAACCGGGCGCTGTCCAGCTACAAGAAGGACGATGTGGTGATGCTGCTGGTGCGCACAGGCAACGGCAACAGCGCCTTCGTGGCGGTGAAGGCCGGCCAGTAA
- the lepA gene encoding translation elongation factor 4, translating into MRNIRNFSIIAHVDHGKSTLADRIIQLCGGLQAREMEAQVLDSNPIERERGITIKAQSVSLPYLAKDGQTYHLNFIDTPGHVDFSYEVSRSLAACEGALLVVDAAQGVEAQSVANCYTAVEQGLEVVPVINKIDLPTADIERAKAEIEAVIGIDASDAVPVSAKTGLNVQDVLEAIVHRIPPPTPRDTEKLQALIIDSWFDNYLGVVSLVRVMQGEIKAGDKLQVMSTGRNHQVDNVGVFTPKRKVLPALRAGEVGWVTASIKDVHGAPVGDTLTLAGDPAPKPLPGFQEMQPRVFAGLFPVDAEDYPDLREALDKLRLNDAALRFEPESSEAMGFGFRCGFLGMLHMEIVQERLEREYNLDLISTAPTVVYEVLKTDGSIINMDNPAKLPPVNQVEEIREPIIRANVLTPEEYIGNIIKLCEEKRGSQIGINYLGSQVQISYELPMAEVVLDFFDKLKSVSRGYASLDYHFVRFDAGPFVRVDVLINGDKVDALSLIVHRSHADRRGRELCEKMKDLIPRQMFDVAIQAAVGSQIIARTTVKAMRKNVLAKCYGGDVSRKKKLLEKQKEGKKRMKQVGRVEIPQEAFLAVLQMDNK; encoded by the coding sequence ATGCGGAACATCCGCAACTTCTCCATCATCGCCCATGTCGACCACGGCAAGTCCACGCTGGCCGACCGCATCATCCAGCTTTGTGGTGGCCTGCAGGCCCGCGAGATGGAAGCGCAGGTGCTCGACTCCAACCCGATCGAACGCGAGCGTGGCATCACGATCAAGGCGCAGTCGGTGTCGCTGCCGTACCTGGCCAAGGACGGGCAGACCTACCACCTGAACTTCATCGACACCCCCGGCCACGTCGACTTCTCCTATGAAGTCAGCCGTTCGCTGGCCGCCTGCGAAGGCGCGCTGCTGGTGGTCGATGCGGCCCAGGGCGTGGAAGCGCAGTCGGTGGCCAACTGCTACACCGCGGTGGAGCAGGGCCTGGAAGTGGTGCCGGTGATCAACAAGATCGACCTGCCGACCGCCGACATCGAGCGTGCCAAGGCCGAGATCGAGGCCGTGATCGGCATCGACGCCTCCGATGCCGTGCCGGTCAGCGCCAAGACCGGCCTGAACGTGCAGGACGTGCTGGAAGCGATCGTGCATCGCATCCCGCCGCCGACGCCGCGCGACACCGAGAAGCTGCAGGCGCTGATCATCGACTCGTGGTTCGACAACTACCTGGGCGTAGTCTCGCTGGTGCGCGTGATGCAGGGCGAGATCAAGGCCGGTGACAAGCTGCAGGTGATGTCCACCGGCCGCAACCACCAGGTCGACAACGTCGGCGTGTTCACGCCGAAGCGGAAAGTGCTGCCGGCGCTGCGTGCCGGTGAAGTGGGTTGGGTCACCGCCAGCATCAAGGACGTGCACGGTGCGCCGGTCGGCGACACCCTGACCCTGGCCGGCGACCCCGCACCGAAGCCGCTGCCCGGCTTCCAGGAAATGCAGCCGCGCGTGTTCGCCGGCCTGTTCCCGGTCGACGCCGAGGACTACCCGGACCTTCGCGAAGCGCTGGACAAGCTGCGCCTGAACGATGCCGCGCTGCGCTTCGAGCCGGAAAGTTCCGAGGCGATGGGCTTCGGCTTCCGCTGCGGCTTCCTGGGCATGCTGCACATGGAAATCGTGCAGGAGCGCCTGGAGCGCGAATACAACCTGGACCTGATCAGCACCGCGCCGACGGTGGTGTATGAAGTCCTGAAGACCGATGGCTCGATCATCAACATGGACAACCCGGCCAAGCTGCCGCCGGTGAACCAGGTCGAGGAGATCCGCGAGCCGATCATCCGTGCCAACGTGCTCACCCCCGAGGAGTACATCGGCAACATCATCAAGCTGTGCGAAGAAAAGCGCGGCAGCCAGATCGGCATCAACTACCTGGGCAGCCAGGTGCAGATCAGCTATGAGCTGCCGATGGCCGAGGTGGTGCTGGACTTCTTTGACAAGCTGAAGTCGGTCAGCCGTGGCTATGCCTCGCTGGACTACCACTTCGTGCGCTTCGACGCCGGCCCGTTCGTGCGCGTGGATGTGTTGATCAACGGCGACAAGGTCGATGCGCTGTCGCTGATCGTGCACCGCAGCCATGCCGACCGCCGTGGCCGGGAGCTGTGCGAGAAGATGAAGGACCTGATCCCGCGCCAGATGTTCGACGTCGCCATCCAGGCCGCCGTCGGCTCGCAGATCATCGCCCGTACCACGGTCAAGGCCATGCGCAAGAACGTGCTGGCCAAGTGCTATGGTGGCGACGTTTCGCGCAAGAAGAAGCTTCTGGAAAAGCAGAAGGAAGGCAAGAAGCGCATGAAGCAGGTCGGTCGTGTGGAGATCCCGCAGGAAGCGTTCCTGGCCGTGCTGCAGATGGACAACAAGTAA
- a CDS encoding DUF4845 domain-containing protein, producing the protein MKTMNTQRGMTLTSFLTVLIVVGFFLYIGMKLFPMYQEYYAVRSAMKSLANEPGVGSMEPSRIQDLFFKRLYINYSDNVKPANVKFDRRDNGWTLKVNYEVRRQLIGNLDVVGKFDSSQDLTRSGAQ; encoded by the coding sequence ATGAAGACGATGAACACGCAGCGTGGCATGACCCTGACCTCGTTCCTGACGGTCCTGATCGTGGTGGGTTTCTTCCTCTACATCGGCATGAAGCTGTTCCCGATGTACCAGGAGTACTACGCCGTGCGCTCGGCGATGAAGAGCCTGGCCAACGAGCCGGGCGTGGGCAGCATGGAGCCGTCGCGCATCCAGGACCTGTTCTTCAAGCGCCTGTACATCAACTACTCGGACAATGTGAAGCCGGCCAACGTGAAGTTCGACCGTCGCGACAATGGCTGGACCCTCAAGGTCAACTACGAAGTGCGTCGCCAGCTGATCGGCAACCTCGATGTGGTTGGCAAATTCGATTCTTCCCAGGACCTGACACGAAGCGGTGCCCAGTAA
- the aqpZ gene encoding aquaporin Z, whose protein sequence is MSMGKRLSAEFLGTFWLVLGGCGSAVLAAKFGGDGNPLGIGFLGVALAFGLTVVTGAYAFGHISGAHFNPAVSVGLWAGGRFPTKDLVPYIIAQVAGGLLAGFILLQIASGASGFAIDGSQAGAFASNGYGALSPGGYSVAAAFLCEVVLTAVFLIVIMGSTHGKAPAGFAPLAIGLSLTLIHLISIPVTNTSVNPARSTAVAFFAGSGAVSQLWLFWVAPLLGGAIGGIIYKWIGNDR, encoded by the coding sequence ATGAGCATGGGTAAACGCTTGTCCGCCGAATTCCTCGGCACGTTCTGGCTGGTTCTGGGTGGCTGCGGCAGTGCGGTGCTGGCCGCCAAGTTCGGCGGTGATGGCAATCCGCTGGGTATCGGGTTCCTCGGCGTCGCCCTGGCCTTCGGCCTGACCGTGGTGACCGGCGCCTATGCGTTCGGCCATATCTCCGGCGCGCACTTCAATCCGGCGGTCAGCGTCGGCCTGTGGGCCGGCGGCCGCTTCCCGACCAAGGACCTCGTGCCGTACATCATCGCCCAGGTGGCTGGCGGCCTGCTGGCCGGCTTCATCCTGCTGCAGATCGCCTCCGGGGCCAGCGGCTTCGCCATCGATGGCAGCCAGGCCGGTGCGTTCGCCAGCAATGGTTATGGCGCGCTGTCGCCCGGCGGTTACAGCGTGGCCGCGGCCTTCCTGTGCGAAGTGGTGCTGACCGCCGTGTTCCTGATCGTGATCATGGGCTCCACCCATGGCAAGGCACCGGCTGGCTTCGCGCCGCTGGCGATCGGCCTGTCGCTGACCCTGATCCACCTGATCAGCATCCCGGTCACCAATACCTCGGTGAACCCGGCCCGCTCCACCGCCGTGGCCTTCTTCGCCGGCAGCGGTGCGGTCAGCCAGCTGTGGCTGTTCTGGGTCGCTCCGCTGCTGGGCGGCGCGATCGGCGGCATCATCTACAAGTGGATCGGCAACGACCGCTGA
- the rnc gene encoding ribonuclease III — MPSKFIQRGDLIGHPFGDPALLKQALTHRSAGAPHNERLEFLGDSIVNMMAAEALYRRWPKADEGAMTRARAELVREGALAVIARTLQLGERLTLGPGEMKSGGHRRDSILADAVEAVVAAIYLDAGFEACRAVVLPWFSASIEALPASGRPEKDPKTRLQEWLQARQKALPQYELVSESGDDHAKHFRVRCNVADPAASTEGEGASRRLAEQQAAAAVLEQLDSK; from the coding sequence GTGCCCAGTAAATTCATCCAACGCGGCGACCTCATCGGTCATCCCTTCGGCGATCCGGCCCTGCTCAAGCAGGCGCTGACCCATCGCAGTGCCGGTGCGCCGCACAACGAGCGTCTGGAGTTCCTCGGTGACAGCATCGTCAACATGATGGCGGCCGAGGCGCTGTACCGACGCTGGCCCAAGGCCGACGAAGGGGCGATGACCCGTGCCCGTGCCGAGCTGGTGCGTGAAGGCGCGCTGGCGGTGATCGCGCGCACCCTGCAGCTGGGCGAGCGGCTGACCCTGGGCCCGGGCGAAATGAAGTCCGGCGGCCATCGCCGCGACTCGATCCTGGCCGACGCGGTGGAAGCCGTGGTGGCTGCGATCTACCTGGATGCCGGCTTCGAGGCCTGCCGGGCGGTGGTACTGCCCTGGTTCAGCGCTTCGATCGAGGCGCTGCCGGCCTCCGGCCGCCCCGAGAAGGACCCCAAGACCCGCCTGCAGGAATGGCTGCAGGCCCGACAAAAGGCGTTGCCGCAGTATGAACTGGTGTCAGAATCCGGTGACGACCACGCCAAGCACTTCCGGGTACGCTGCAACGTAGCCGACCCGGCCGCCAGCACCGAGGGCGAAGGCGCCTCGCGGCGGCTTGCCGAACAACAGGCGGCTGCGGCCGTCCTAGAACAACTGGATTCCAAGTGA